A genomic stretch from Methylorubrum extorquens includes:
- a CDS encoding protein of unknown function (Evidence 5 : Unknown function) produces MHVGEPETTKPRTGAGLGQGQRVRRGTMIKSRVLPDGSRGDGWHRGKGMLPWRYALVSDHLVPRADRVHRGANLRHVGAARG; encoded by the coding sequence ATGCATGTGGGGGAGCCTGAAACGACGAAGCCCCGCACGGGGGCGGGGCTTGGTCAGGGCCAGCGCGTAAGGCGCGGCACAATGATCAAATCGCGGGTTTTGCCCGACGGGTCAAGGGGCGATGGCTGGCACCGCGGCAAGGGCATGCTACCGTGGCGCTATGCCCTCGTCTCGGACCATCTGGTGCCTCGCGCAGATCGCGTTCATCGCGGCGCTAACCTACGGCATGTCGGTGCCGCCCGAGGGTAA
- a CDS encoding protein of unknown function (Evidence 5 : Unknown function) — protein MAGTAARACYRGAMPSSRTIWCLAQIAFIAALTYGMSVPPEGNPAPINPAQVMVSFGVSVIMAAFFTALATRLWDRAHLKLKGSAALSLATASATRAEHHEAVQERDGVGARLGVREIRKTPSSLWRGQQRG, from the coding sequence ATGGCTGGCACCGCGGCAAGGGCATGCTACCGTGGCGCTATGCCCTCGTCTCGGACCATCTGGTGCCTCGCGCAGATCGCGTTCATCGCGGCGCTAACCTACGGCATGTCGGTGCCGCCCGAGGGTAACCCCGCGCCGATCAACCCGGCGCAGGTCATGGTGAGCTTCGGCGTCTCGGTGATCATGGCGGCGTTCTTTACCGCCCTGGCCACACGGCTATGGGACCGCGCGCACCTTAAGCTGAAGGGGTCCGCCGCCCTCTCGCTCGCCACCGCCAGCGCCACGCGCGCCGAGCACCACGAGGCGGTTCAGGAGCGCGATGGTGTCGGCGCCCGGCTTGGCGTTCGCGAGATCCGCAAGACGCCGTCCTCCCTCTGGCGTGGTCAGCAGCGCGGCTAA
- a CDS encoding exported protein of unknown function (Evidence 5 : Unknown function) — MLRSLRFGLIALATLASSSVFAPVSAQTFTLPEIGLQASGACPQLAMRERTGKTMVPLGCLDGTAKVIRWSGDGSGISLTPSASAASGTLARLIAERAPLASPAFTGSVVNAVPTACPTTAGNWTGNGLATWVPTCFGAFMSADKSGITIYPTRGTPSSNGLYPPNPEAGTPTTTNNNTANLLVQTKADGSMPKQTSSGFFNIDVVGGTVSAAHPSDAESPNATGLMITSQQRPGPAGQSPPAFWSINTDHVIAPGSGNTKSFGMELDLSNFNADCKVGENCTSAWFFYGGINAFPNLAVHYMANPHTQSYSGTATVSGATLTKSSGTFSQLITRMSYGGQTFRVDCTTTTCTADYPIGNSATPLEFKGYSAMAHTGLFFQDSADGTYIQDHDFYMGDSARSILTAAGKHRIGLDFTQDALPFAALFKGGQQVCYNGAAMCMSYSGGPNAWLFAPGTDPGAHVARIGATGDATFNGIVSANSFSANNAIGVSCSGPPTQNFQTVNGIVTRC; from the coding sequence ATGCTCCGCTCTTTGCGCTTCGGCCTGATCGCGCTCGCGACGCTGGCCTCTTCGTCTGTCTTCGCGCCCGTTTCCGCTCAGACCTTCACGCTGCCCGAGATCGGGCTCCAGGCCTCCGGTGCGTGCCCGCAGTTGGCGATGCGCGAGCGCACCGGCAAGACAATGGTGCCGCTAGGGTGCCTCGACGGTACGGCGAAGGTCATTCGGTGGAGTGGCGATGGCTCTGGTATCAGCCTGACGCCGAGCGCGTCTGCCGCATCGGGGACGCTGGCGCGGCTGATCGCTGAACGCGCTCCTCTGGCCAGTCCTGCCTTCACAGGGTCCGTCGTGAACGCCGTACCCACGGCCTGTCCGACGACGGCAGGCAACTGGACGGGCAACGGGCTGGCGACGTGGGTGCCGACATGCTTCGGCGCGTTTATGTCTGCCGACAAGTCCGGCATTACGATCTACCCGACGAGAGGAACGCCGTCTTCCAACGGCCTATATCCCCCCAACCCGGAAGCCGGGACGCCGACGACGACCAACAACAACACGGCGAACCTGCTCGTTCAGACCAAAGCTGACGGCTCGATGCCGAAGCAGACGAGCAGCGGTTTTTTTAACATTGATGTTGTTGGCGGGACTGTCTCGGCCGCGCATCCATCAGACGCCGAGAGCCCGAACGCGACCGGCTTGATGATCACATCGCAGCAGCGCCCAGGTCCCGCGGGGCAGTCGCCGCCGGCCTTCTGGTCCATCAACACGGATCACGTCATCGCGCCCGGCAGTGGAAATACGAAATCGTTCGGAATGGAGTTGGATCTAAGCAACTTCAACGCGGACTGTAAGGTCGGAGAAAACTGCACCTCGGCGTGGTTCTTTTACGGGGGCATCAATGCATTCCCGAACCTTGCCGTTCACTACATGGCAAATCCGCACACGCAGTCATACAGTGGGACCGCAACGGTTTCTGGTGCCACACTCACCAAATCGAGCGGTACGTTTTCCCAACTCATCACCCGAATGTCATACGGCGGGCAAACGTTTCGCGTTGACTGCACTACAACGACTTGTACCGCCGATTATCCGATCGGCAACAGTGCGACCCCGTTGGAGTTCAAGGGCTATAGCGCAATGGCGCACACTGGCCTGTTCTTTCAGGACAGCGCTGACGGCACGTATATCCAGGACCACGACTTCTACATGGGCGATTCGGCGCGCTCAATTCTGACAGCGGCCGGCAAGCATCGTATCGGTCTCGACTTCACGCAGGACGCGCTTCCGTTTGCAGCCCTTTTCAAAGGCGGCCAGCAGGTCTGCTACAACGGGGCGGCCATGTGCATGAGCTATAGCGGCGGGCCGAACGCATGGCTGTTCGCTCCTGGCACTGATCCGGGCGCTCATGTCGCGCGGATCGGTGCCACGGGCGACGCCACCTTCAACGGCATCGTTTCCGCAAATTCGTTCAGCGCGAACAACGCCATCGGCGTGTCGTGCTCTGGGCCACCCACCCAGAACTTTCAGACCGTGAACGGCATCGTCACGCGCTGCTGA
- a CDS encoding conserved exported protein of unknown function (Evidence 4 : Unknown function but conserved in other organisms) produces MHRSFAAGLALALGLISAASAAESWPKSRQQILDASGRPLLVPSVAFFAAGTTTPLAVYSDPALTKPLAQPVKADGTGRFPRIYLPSALYAEQVTGPYGNLLWFDDGLGYVPPTAGGGGGGGTVDPTAIAATGDVKWRMDAGIMPGWVRMNGRTLGGAGSGATELASASAAAAFAYLWNTFPDTVASVVGGRGTSASSDFSAGKQIVIPTMQGLLQGGLDDMGSSPAGRVQTITDMTLSAGSTTATVFSSARLIVGMVVTATGISAGTTIADINGTTITLSQPAAAGSTGTVSGARFSVLGDAQMPGAIGGDAFSGLANKNLPAALPGGSVTVDYPAHSYITHETLAAASLSASTGAVTVPNLQQGLSNANTAPPNAKVFGFDITNPGGGLSFSNLPPTRLGTFYLKL; encoded by the coding sequence ATGCATCGATCGTTCGCCGCCGGGCTCGCTCTCGCGCTCGGCCTGATCTCGGCTGCCTCGGCCGCCGAGTCGTGGCCGAAGTCGCGTCAGCAGATCCTCGACGCATCGGGCCGGCCCCTGCTCGTGCCGAGCGTCGCGTTCTTCGCGGCCGGGACCACGACGCCGCTCGCGGTCTACTCCGACCCCGCTCTGACCAAGCCGCTCGCCCAGCCGGTCAAGGCGGACGGAACCGGCCGATTCCCGCGGATCTACCTGCCGTCCGCGCTCTACGCCGAACAGGTGACCGGCCCCTACGGCAACCTGCTCTGGTTCGATGACGGTCTCGGCTACGTGCCGCCGACTGCCGGCGGTGGGGGCGGTGGTGGCACGGTCGATCCGACCGCCATCGCCGCGACCGGTGATGTGAAGTGGCGCATGGACGCCGGGATCATGCCGGGCTGGGTGCGGATGAACGGCCGGACGCTCGGCGGTGCCGGGTCGGGCGCGACGGAGCTCGCTTCCGCCTCCGCCGCTGCGGCCTTCGCCTACCTATGGAACACGTTCCCCGACACGGTGGCATCCGTGGTCGGCGGGCGCGGCACCTCGGCCTCGAGCGACTTCTCCGCCGGCAAGCAGATCGTCATCCCGACGATGCAGGGGCTGTTGCAGGGTGGCCTCGACGACATGGGTTCGAGCCCGGCCGGTCGGGTCCAGACCATCACGGATATGACGCTCTCCGCCGGCTCGACCACGGCGACCGTCTTCAGCTCCGCCCGCCTCATCGTGGGCATGGTGGTGACCGCAACCGGAATTTCGGCCGGCACCACGATCGCGGACATCAACGGCACCACGATCACGCTCTCGCAGCCCGCCGCGGCCGGCTCGACGGGGACGGTCTCAGGGGCGCGGTTCTCCGTGCTCGGCGACGCACAGATGCCGGGCGCGATCGGTGGCGATGCCTTCTCGGGGCTGGCGAACAAGAACCTGCCGGCGGCGCTGCCTGGTGGGTCCGTCACCGTCGACTATCCGGCGCACAGCTACATCACGCACGAGACGCTCGCCGCCGCCTCGCTGTCGGCCTCTACGGGTGCGGTGACGGTGCCTAACCTGCAGCAGGGCCTCAGCAACGCCAACACCGCGCCCCCGAACGCGAAGGTGTTCGGGTTCGACATCACGAACCCCGGCGGCGGGCTGTCGTTCTCGAACCTTCCGCCGACCCGGCTCGGCACCTTTTACCTGAAGCTCTGA
- a CDS encoding protein of unknown function (Evidence 5 : Unknown function) → MPSYPIRPTFPIDVRSPSGSVRVGRQGTAVTLDVVGGGGTDGQVTAGQFFAALEALRPGASAIVQDAVPSDPGDAVNRAYRTTAFITPDCALLAFVRDTLNLNVVQISDLLTAAALQPK, encoded by the coding sequence ATGCCGAGCTATCCGATCCGCCCAACGTTCCCGATCGACGTCCGGTCCCCCTCCGGCTCAGTGCGGGTCGGCCGTCAGGGCACAGCGGTGACCCTCGACGTCGTTGGGGGCGGCGGCACCGACGGGCAAGTGACCGCGGGCCAGTTCTTCGCGGCCCTCGAGGCGTTGCGTCCGGGCGCGTCCGCGATTGTCCAAGACGCCGTGCCCTCCGATCCCGGCGACGCCGTGAATCGGGCCTACCGCACCACGGCATTCATTACGCCGGATTGCGCTCTCCTCGCCTTCGTGCGGGACACGCTTAATTTGAACGTTGTGCAGATTTCGGATCTGCTCACCGCCGCCGCGCTCCAACCGAAGTGA
- a CDS encoding conserved protein of unknown function (Evidence 4 : Unknown function but conserved in other organisms) yields MANVFDQFDEAPAAPKASGAAPSGGNVFDQFDEAAPKGRKPAADAPSVVGDVVQSAGAGIIRGAAGLPDLPQTVLGLTEAGIGYLTDKVAKGARALAGKAPLPEAEAAEARAAVKGGLPSPSELPMPGQSAISALEAATGKLYEPQTTPGKFARTVAEFVPGAGKSVATAARNALLPAVASETAGQITEGTAAEPVARLVGGVAGGAAQAFTRRPGTAERLFDAAAGKISTDEVTAVRSLMDDAAGRGVALTWAEALQQVVGPRRLGDLQRVVEGQGGLSEFFAARPGQIDAAGQAGLDAIAPASPSSSRTGEAVQAAARNAVAATPEGQAVIRATQGAGPRVSPDQAGQVIQREMRGVADARETARSEQAARDYAAARAAEERIGIDRTVTVERPGEPMLQTLDNGAGGPLRYDPPPRGPDTIGSMAPTRPEAPALQPGTKSLARFIAENGGIGLERGDVKAAGLDRFRQPGVANLVQENGKGIDNFWRTRLIEEGYLPPDVGGGMERNIHDELIGLLEQEARGRRTYPWDWQGHDDRSGFGAMRDEFQASASQATTDIRRALTEAGVDPKTVDKGTLDRAAAALMRGDESDPLSAYERVVMASKEPASGPSSRMVPTTVTEEISAPRFGQVNPQAALDAIDRQARTAKGDVRTELEQVRRDFMEYGTDPVSGVRETDLSIEGLLHARERLDQRIARAQADGDGTKVRDLQAVRRSLDEQLKAAPEVATADANFAANSRPLEPFAGNAPLARVTQRDPLTRRMETPSEQVPTHLEGATAAREFLANATPAARNAFEAREVTRILDGVSGSGPLTADGIRAAMRQNEDLLAQIPEARSRLQRLALAHQGREAVERSPLGRIAERPDVKAAIDTLFPIKPVEGSAADVGAAVGTISRSNSLAARELVRTYLGTEFAAKTKDLQSGPNQAGGAKFQAFIRGNDLAGENVFAAIRALPDGERLAAGFSRLLDIFEATGTRQGVGSRTSFNTEALAEMKKGSVGAEAGKAAATGGFNLPKRIAQAFEDWQAGRNVDRLAALLTTPEGGRRLADLANAKPGADTIALLNRLVVLGARGAGGGEREGGGPLQLKVRAVP; encoded by the coding sequence ATGGCGAACGTCTTCGACCAGTTCGATGAAGCGCCGGCCGCGCCGAAAGCCTCCGGCGCGGCGCCGTCCGGCGGCAATGTCTTCGACCAGTTCGATGAGGCCGCGCCCAAGGGCAGGAAGCCCGCGGCGGACGCCCCGTCGGTGGTCGGCGATGTCGTTCAGTCGGCCGGCGCCGGTATCATCCGTGGCGCCGCCGGACTGCCGGACCTGCCGCAGACGGTCCTCGGGCTGACCGAGGCCGGCATCGGCTACCTGACCGACAAGGTGGCCAAGGGTGCCCGCGCTCTGGCCGGCAAGGCACCACTGCCGGAAGCGGAAGCTGCGGAGGCCCGCGCGGCGGTGAAGGGCGGACTTCCATCGCCGTCCGAACTGCCGATGCCGGGCCAGTCCGCGATCAGCGCGCTCGAGGCGGCGACCGGCAAGCTCTACGAGCCCCAGACCACGCCGGGCAAGTTCGCGCGCACGGTCGCCGAGTTCGTGCCGGGCGCGGGTAAGAGCGTCGCCACGGCGGCGCGCAACGCTCTTCTGCCGGCCGTCGCTTCCGAGACGGCGGGGCAGATCACGGAGGGCACCGCGGCCGAGCCTGTCGCCCGCCTCGTCGGCGGTGTGGCCGGCGGCGCCGCGCAGGCCTTCACGCGCCGCCCCGGCACGGCCGAGCGCCTGTTCGATGCCGCGGCCGGCAAGATCTCGACGGACGAGGTCACGGCGGTTCGCTCGCTCATGGATGACGCGGCGGGCCGGGGTGTCGCCCTGACCTGGGCGGAGGCGCTGCAGCAGGTCGTCGGCCCGCGTCGTCTCGGCGATCTCCAGCGCGTCGTTGAAGGACAGGGTGGGCTTTCCGAGTTCTTCGCCGCCCGCCCCGGCCAGATCGATGCTGCCGGACAGGCGGGTCTCGATGCCATTGCGCCGGCCTCGCCCTCCTCTTCCCGCACCGGCGAGGCGGTCCAGGCCGCGGCCCGCAACGCTGTGGCCGCCACACCCGAGGGGCAGGCGGTGATCCGCGCGACGCAGGGCGCCGGCCCGCGGGTCTCTCCCGATCAGGCCGGGCAGGTGATCCAGCGCGAGATGCGCGGTGTCGCCGATGCCCGCGAGACGGCGCGCTCCGAACAGGCGGCCCGCGACTATGCCGCCGCCCGCGCTGCCGAGGAGCGCATCGGCATCGACCGCACGGTGACCGTGGAGCGGCCCGGCGAGCCGATGCTCCAGACGCTCGACAACGGCGCTGGCGGCCCTCTGCGCTACGACCCGCCGCCGCGCGGGCCGGACACCATCGGCTCGATGGCGCCGACGCGACCGGAGGCGCCCGCCCTACAGCCGGGCACGAAGTCGCTCGCCCGCTTCATCGCCGAGAATGGCGGCATCGGTCTTGAGCGCGGGGACGTGAAGGCGGCCGGGCTCGACCGCTTCCGGCAGCCCGGCGTCGCCAACCTCGTGCAGGAGAACGGCAAGGGGATCGATAATTTCTGGCGCACCCGCCTGATCGAAGAGGGCTACCTGCCGCCCGACGTCGGCGGTGGGATGGAGCGCAATATCCATGACGAGCTGATCGGCCTCCTAGAGCAGGAAGCCCGCGGACGCCGCACCTATCCGTGGGACTGGCAGGGTCACGATGACCGGTCCGGGTTCGGCGCGATGCGCGACGAGTTCCAGGCCTCCGCCAGCCAGGCGACAACCGACATTCGCCGCGCGCTGACCGAGGCAGGCGTCGATCCCAAAACGGTGGACAAGGGCACGCTCGACCGGGCGGCCGCGGCCCTGATGCGCGGTGACGAGTCCGACCCGCTCAGCGCTTATGAGCGCGTCGTGATGGCCTCGAAAGAGCCCGCGAGCGGCCCCTCCTCCCGCATGGTGCCGACGACGGTCACGGAGGAGATCTCCGCGCCGCGCTTCGGGCAGGTGAACCCGCAGGCCGCTCTAGACGCGATCGACCGGCAGGCGCGCACGGCCAAGGGTGACGTCCGGACCGAGCTGGAGCAGGTGCGTCGCGACTTCATGGAATATGGCACCGACCCGGTGTCGGGCGTCCGTGAGACCGATCTGTCGATCGAGGGACTGCTGCATGCCCGCGAACGGCTTGACCAGCGCATCGCCCGCGCGCAGGCCGACGGCGACGGCACGAAGGTGCGCGACCTTCAGGCCGTGCGCCGGTCGCTCGACGAGCAGCTGAAGGCCGCGCCCGAAGTGGCCACTGCGGACGCGAACTTCGCTGCCAACAGCCGGCCCCTCGAACCGTTCGCCGGTAACGCTCCGCTTGCCCGAGTGACGCAACGCGATCCGCTGACCCGCCGGATGGAGACGCCGTCGGAGCAGGTGCCGACCCATCTCGAAGGGGCGACCGCCGCCCGCGAGTTCCTGGCCAACGCCACGCCCGCGGCTCGCAACGCCTTCGAGGCGCGCGAGGTGACGCGCATCCTCGATGGCGTGAGCGGCAGCGGCCCGCTGACCGCCGACGGCATCCGTGCCGCGATGCGCCAGAACGAGGACCTGCTCGCCCAGATCCCGGAGGCTCGTTCCCGTCTTCAGCGCCTCGCCCTCGCCCATCAGGGTCGCGAGGCGGTGGAACGCTCGCCGCTGGGCCGGATCGCCGAGCGACCGGACGTGAAGGCCGCGATCGACACGCTGTTCCCGATCAAGCCTGTCGAGGGCTCCGCGGCCGATGTCGGGGCCGCCGTCGGCACGATCTCGCGGAGCAACTCGCTGGCCGCGCGCGAGCTCGTCCGGACCTATCTCGGAACCGAGTTCGCGGCGAAAACCAAGGATCTCCAGAGCGGCCCTAATCAAGCCGGCGGGGCCAAGTTCCAGGCCTTCATCCGCGGCAACGATCTGGCCGGTGAGAACGTCTTCGCCGCGATCCGCGCCCTGCCCGATGGCGAGCGGCTGGCGGCCGGGTTCTCCCGCCTGCTGGACATCTTCGAGGCCACTGGTACCCGCCAGGGTGTCGGCTCGCGCACCTCGTTCAATACCGAGGCGCTGGCGGAGATGAAGAAGGGGAGCGTTGGCGCCGAGGCCGGCAAGGCGGCGGCCACCGGCGGCTTCAACCTGCCGAAGCGGATCGCGCAGGCGTTCGAGGACTGGCAGGCGGGCCGGAACGTCGACCGCTTAGCCGCGCTGCTGACCACGCCAGAGGGAGGACGGCGTCTTGCGGATCTCGCGAACGCCAAGCCGGGCGCCGACACCATCGCGCTCCTGAACCGCCTCGTGGTGCTCGGCGCGCGTGGCGCTGGCGGTGGCGAGCGAGAGGGCGGCGGACCCCTTCAGCTTAAGGTGCGCGCGGTCCCATAG
- a CDS encoding protein of unknown function (Evidence 5 : Unknown function), whose protein sequence is MPSFMNTLGAVSRRGQWRFRHVFRAADARGRLDPTDEGLIDFSTCSEVALEVTPRAPHRGCWSRQDPAPVLAASLASGTLVVSNPGIVEAVFPAGSLTDLRPGIYDTRVLVTIGPETEEVFCEPVEFA, encoded by the coding sequence ATGCCGTCCTTCATGAACACGCTCGGCGCGGTCTCCCGACGGGGCCAGTGGCGCTTCCGGCACGTCTTCCGGGCCGCCGATGCCCGTGGCCGGCTCGACCCGACGGACGAGGGCCTAATCGACTTTTCGACCTGCTCCGAGGTCGCGCTCGAGGTGACGCCCCGGGCGCCGCATCGAGGCTGCTGGTCAAGACAGGATCCGGCGCCGGTTCTCGCCGCATCGCTCGCATCCGGAACGCTCGTCGTCTCGAACCCCGGCATCGTTGAGGCCGTGTTCCCGGCGGGCTCGCTGACTGATCTCCGCCCCGGCATCTACGACACGCGAGTCCTCGTCACCATCGGCCCGGAGACGGAAGAGGTCTTCTGCGAGCCGGTCGAATTCGCCTGA
- a CDS encoding protein of unknown function (Evidence 5 : Unknown function) yields MNGATVFQMVSGLGDAFGSGYSDARKQAQEDEAPTLISNLMNAYKGGGAAPVPASGLGAPMAAPAASGPVAAAPTFAATGGSMGDYLASTRAKESGGNDAAANPNSTALGRYQFTKGTWAGLAKQYPDLGLTPNGRTDPAQQERAMQAFTRDNAQALTAAGIPINPTNLYGAHFLGAGGATKFIPGALNSPDAPAASLVGPGVASANRTVFFNRDGSPKTAGEVYAWMGGRRGGGSASTQTQVAAAPQIAPPQRSSVAVADNEADVQAMEREMGMLPSASRHVASAEPDAANLPAAGAQPVGFVVPQGGVPAAAPSQAFGGFPGGTTTRMTPELQTALNAAWRNPNTRAMAGEIFGQLLKGGDKSWDIKEINGQSAWVNTRDGRILPIGQAKRNTATVGNNLVDTATGEVLYSAAEKPTTVSPGSALVGPGGQVIYQAPDRESAKPVTVAAGASLVSPDGKPLFTAPDRDKTVENERKGREEAQSIRREIQGLASFKNYEQALPIYGAMVEAAPRNTKAADLNLVYGLGKIMDPGSVVREGEMVMVKNTGSLPDWLVGSINSLNGGQALTPETRNAIMTEAFGRMQAYEGALGQETARYRDIVSRAGINPEDVLPRFSTVKPYEMPKKSGSAPAPKADPAAKAAPTGPVSIPMAAVRFLRSNPANRDQFDAKYGPGASARILGPARENGPDSILAGP; encoded by the coding sequence CTCGGTGATGCCTTCGGCAGCGGCTATTCCGACGCCCGCAAGCAGGCGCAGGAGGACGAGGCGCCGACGCTGATCTCGAACCTGATGAACGCCTACAAGGGTGGCGGGGCCGCGCCTGTGCCGGCGAGCGGTCTCGGTGCGCCGATGGCTGCTCCCGCGGCTTCCGGGCCCGTGGCGGCGGCCCCGACCTTCGCGGCCACCGGCGGCTCGATGGGCGATTATCTCGCCTCGACGCGGGCGAAGGAGAGCGGCGGCAACGATGCGGCGGCCAACCCGAATAGCACCGCGCTCGGTCGCTATCAGTTTACGAAGGGCACCTGGGCCGGGCTCGCGAAGCAGTACCCGGACCTGGGACTGACCCCGAACGGACGCACCGACCCGGCTCAGCAGGAGCGGGCGATGCAGGCCTTCACGCGGGACAACGCGCAGGCCCTCACGGCAGCCGGTATCCCGATCAATCCGACGAACCTCTACGGTGCGCACTTCCTGGGTGCGGGTGGCGCGACGAAGTTCATCCCCGGTGCGCTGAACAGCCCCGATGCGCCGGCCGCGTCGTTGGTTGGTCCCGGTGTAGCCTCGGCCAACCGCACGGTGTTCTTCAACCGCGACGGCTCCCCGAAGACCGCAGGCGAGGTGTACGCGTGGATGGGCGGTCGGCGTGGCGGCGGCTCGGCCTCGACCCAGACGCAAGTTGCTGCGGCTCCGCAGATCGCGCCGCCGCAGCGCTCGTCCGTTGCGGTCGCCGACAACGAGGCTGACGTGCAGGCGATGGAACGCGAGATGGGGATGCTCCCTTCGGCGTCGCGCCACGTCGCCTCAGCCGAGCCAGATGCGGCGAACCTTCCGGCTGCCGGCGCGCAGCCGGTCGGTTTCGTCGTTCCGCAGGGCGGCGTCCCGGCCGCAGCACCGTCGCAGGCTTTCGGCGGCTTCCCCGGCGGCACCACCACCCGCATGACGCCGGAGCTTCAGACCGCGCTCAACGCCGCGTGGCGCAACCCGAACACCCGCGCCATGGCCGGGGAGATCTTCGGGCAACTCCTCAAGGGCGGGGACAAGAGCTGGGACATCAAGGAGATCAATGGGCAGTCCGCCTGGGTGAACACTCGAGACGGGCGAATCCTCCCCATCGGGCAGGCCAAGCGGAACACCGCGACCGTCGGCAACAACCTCGTCGACACGGCGACCGGTGAGGTGCTGTACTCGGCGGCCGAGAAACCGACCACGGTCTCGCCCGGTAGCGCCTTGGTGGGACCTGGTGGCCAAGTGATCTATCAGGCGCCCGACCGCGAGAGCGCGAAGCCGGTTACGGTCGCGGCTGGTGCCTCCCTCGTGAGCCCTGACGGAAAGCCGCTGTTCACGGCGCCGGATCGCGACAAGACGGTCGAGAACGAGCGCAAGGGTCGCGAGGAAGCACAGAGCATCCGGCGCGAGATCCAGGGGCTCGCCTCGTTCAAGAACTACGAGCAGGCGCTCCCGATCTACGGAGCGATGGTGGAAGCTGCGCCGCGCAACACGAAGGCGGCCGACCTGAACCTCGTCTACGGCCTCGGCAAGATCATGGACCCTGGGTCCGTGGTCCGTGAGGGCGAGATGGTCATGGTGAAGAACACCGGCTCCCTGCCCGACTGGCTCGTCGGGTCGATCAACAGCCTGAATGGCGGACAGGCCCTCACGCCCGAGACCCGCAACGCCATCATGACCGAGGCGTTCGGCCGGATGCAGGCCTACGAGGGCGCCCTCGGACAGGAGACGGCCCGGTACCGGGACATCGTCAGCCGAGCGGGCATCAACCCCGAGGACGTGCTGCCGCGGTTCTCCACGGTGAAGCCCTACGAGATGCCGAAGAAGAGCGGCAGCGCTCCGGCGCCAAAGGCTGATCCGGCCGCGAAGGCAGCGCCCACCGGCCCGGTTAGCATCCCCATGGCGGCCGTGAGGTTCCTTCGATCCAATCCCGCCAACCGTGACCAGTTCGATGCGAAGTATGGTCCCGGCGCCTCGGCGCGTATCCTCGGCCCGGCCCGTGAGAACGGACCGGACAGCATTCTTGCGGGACCCTGA